A window of Punica granatum isolate Tunisia-2019 unplaced genomic scaffold, ASM765513v2 Contig00019, whole genome shotgun sequence genomic DNA:
TGTCAGTCACCAACGTTTGGATATGTTGGTTAAAAACCACTATTTGGGCAATTATACCATTTAGTTAGACCGATCCCActtaaaactaaataaaactGAGATTGTACTTCTGAATATTAGATAAtaagttaaaataaaagaaaaatctcggtgatttttaaaatggtaatttcttcacttttattttcttattcctACATTAAATTacttctctgtttttttttattttatttttaaaagagaTATATTCAAATGATAGTAATATCCATCTTTCTTAGAATAGAAAGGGATCTGTTGACACATGTTAGGACCATCACGGTGTAGGAGTTTCGAACCTACTATGATAGTCTCAAGATTGCATAATAAGATATCTGGCGGGGCTATTAATATGTGTCAGATCGAGGAATAGTGTCCAATTTCTTTCACATCATACGCATAGTCGTATCAAGAATCAtaaattctttcttcttttatcgAAGGCTGCATTATCGGAATTTTGATCATAATCAAGATAATATAAATTCCACATGAGAAACGAAAGACATTTCAGTATTGAAGGGAAGAACTTTtttgtattaattaattcacaaaGAGCTGCCCGAGGTTGTACGGGGCGGTGACAGAGGAGGGCCCACTCCACATGACCTGAGCTAACTGGTAATTGGTTCTGTGGGTTTTGTGGCCCCCATCGAACCACGTTGCCGGCCCCACCACCACAGCCCATTGCTCTGTAGGGCCCACTGCTGCCACAAACCCCCTGCCCATCCTTGAAAGTTGAAACCTTTACCAACATGAAACAGCACCATACCATCATGTTAACGCTCTGGTAATGTAACTTCCTCTTCGATTATCCACAATTTATTGGTTGGGACGAGTTCTATTGTTCAGTCTTAGCTTGCATTTGGTCATAAAGTATTTTCGATGCATTTAAAATCCCTataatataagtaaaattcgTATGTTTGTTGATAACATAGTTTGTCAATTGTGTCACATCTCGTAATTTGATAATATAAATCATTATTTGGTGCAGCGAAAGGGAAGTTCATGAGGTCGTACCATATTTTGAAGGATTGAAGATTTTGTCTTTGAGGGAGTTGTAGTAATCAAAGATGGAGTACTTGAATCCGGGCGGTTAGCCCTCTAACTTCCTGAGGGCAATGGCCAGCATCCTATTGTGGAGCCGGGAGTGCGCCAGGAGCTTCTTGGCGCACCATTTGCTAGCGTTCGGGCTCTTTACGTGCTCCCCGGGAGACACCCTATGGGCCCGACGTTCTAGAACCCAATCTTCCTTCCTCCCAACCTGTATATCTCCTGCACGAGCCCGACAAATTTGAGAAAGTCTAGAGGAATACATTTGCGAACATTCCACAATGGAAATTTGATCCTAGTGGTACCGAGTTTAGGAGGCCGTGATTGTGTTTGGAGATAGAAATGACGAACTTACGCTTAACACGGCCGTGATATTGCCAACTACTTCCCCTACGTAAGCCCTTCGATCGGACTGAGTGGCATTTGGCTTCGACATGTAAAACTGTACGTAGTCATTGCCTCCAACGCTGAACAAATAAACCGCACTTCCCAGCACATTTCTTGCCCCTGCAACTCCATACTTCTCCCTAAGCGACTCTTCCACCTCCTTGAAGTAGCTCAGCTGCGTCGACAGATCAATCTGAAGCTCGAAAACACAGGAGCTCAGCATGAATTTTAATAGTCggtaaataaaagaaaacttgATACTTGAATCGATGAAGACATATCCAAGTCATTTGCATTACGGAAATTAATGCTCAATTGACAATGGAATCTATGCCGTCGGACGACAGAAAACCGATTACAAGATGTAAAACATGAACCCATTACCGATCTGCCATGGCTGCTAGGGAGAACGCAGGCACCACCCGAAGCAAAGCTTGCCCCATCAGGTAAACTGGCGAGCTCCGGGTTGCAAGTAAGGTGGGATTAAAGGCAACCTAGCAAATTGAGCTgcaatgaaattgaaaaatttgaGTTAAATgcgtgcttttttttttttttgagttttttaattttcatacatTTACAATTTCAAGAtatacctaaaaaaaaaaaattctctgcCTTTTCTGACTCACCAATGAAATCCGGGACTAGACAGCCATCGAAGCCCCTGCCAGTACCCCGATGGAAATAAGACTTTGCCATTGGGAAACGAGGTTGTCGGGTCCGCGCCATTCAAAGTGTTCAAGTACTGGTTGTTCCCAGGATCGAACAGCTAGTCCCCGAAGACGAACAGCGTTCTATATTTCCCGACAGCATTGCCCTCTGTTAAAGCAGAGCAGCTAACAAGGTTAAGGAGGAGGATAGGAAGATAATTAGGTGCAGAGGAGGGAAGTGTGGGACTTAGAAGGAAGCTGATCAGTTTGCCATttccttgattttttttataatttgtttgTTCGGGCTCCTTTCCATTGTATTTGGAAGTATTTATATAATGGCTCAGAGGAGTAAATTTCCCTCATTATTATATTTGGAGCTTGCgactcttatttatttatttatatttttaaaacttttaattttcaattttaattttatttttgaaagtaGATTGTTTGTTCTGGGAAATTAACTTGCTATGTTCTTCAAATGCAATTGAACTCTGCATCAAAGACAATGGGAAATTTGCTCAATAATTTACACCCAGTAAACTCTGTGGTTTAATAAAAATGATCATATCGTATAAtcaagtaatttactaaaaatCTAAGCATGAGCAGTTCAAAACTTGGGTAATCtatcaaaaaaattgagttgaaaatattcaatatttatgtaatttatttcaagtataaataatttaatagaaAACTGAAGGCATTTACTTCCAAGTAATTTACTATCAAAATATGCACAATCTACTTAATGCGAAGgtacattattaaaaattgaagcaGCTTTAAGGTGATTGCACCTTAAAATCGTATTTACTggtttctttcttattttcttgtcGTGTTAAAATCAAGTTGCAACAAATTGAAATACTTCAATTGCACCATATATGTCCAATTCCTTCCAAATCTCTCCATTCAAATAGAGCTCCGATATTTTCTAAATACGTTTATTAATCCGTTACAAAGAACAGATCTTGAAGTAGTAGTTTATGgagaattgagaaaaaaaattctgaaagtCCATGTGACAAATATTACTTTAACGAAACGAGTTATGAACAAGCCATTGTTTAATCAGTAAAATTTGAGTCCACATTACGAGAAGTTAAATGCATGTGCATGTGCCATCTCCATCCCCCGAAAGCTGGATCATATATCGACTTTCTAATTGTTGTTCTCTTCTGGCTCCACTTTCCTTTGCTAGTCAAAGTTATCATAATCTCCTTCGTTTTTGGGTGTGCATCAGCATATATCCGCAAATCTAGTGGTCTCCACTAATTCAGA
This region includes:
- the LOC116189790 gene encoding GDSL esterase/lipase 3-like codes for the protein MLSSCVFELQIDLSTQLSYFKEVEESLREKYGVAGARNVLGSAVYLFSVGGNDYVQFYMSKPNATQSDRRAYVGEVVGNITAVLSVRDIQVGRKEDWVLERRAHRVSPGEHVKSPNASKWCAKKLLAHSRLHNRMLAIALRKLEG